A single Pangasianodon hypophthalmus isolate fPanHyp1 chromosome 27, fPanHyp1.pri, whole genome shotgun sequence DNA region contains:
- the zgc:55461 gene encoding beta-tubulin family protein, whose product MREIVHLQAGQCGNQIGAKFWEVISDEHGIDPTGTYHGDSDLQLERINVYYNEATGGKYVPRAVLVDLEPGTMDSVRSGPFGQVFRPDNFVFGQSGAGNNWAKGHYTEGAELVDSVLDVVRKEAESCDCLQGFQLTHSLGGGTGSGMGTLLISKIREEYPDRIMNTFSVVPSPKVSDTVVEPYNATLSVHQLVENTDETYCIDNEALYDICFRTLKLTTPTYGDLNHLVSATMSGVTTCLRFPGQLNADLRKLAVNMVPFPRLHFFMPGFAPLTSRGSQQYRALTVPELTQQMFDAKNMMAACDPRHGRYLTVAAVFRGRMSMKEVDEQMLNVQNKNSSYFVEWIPNNVKTAVCDIPPRGLKMAATFIGNSTAIQELFKRISEQFTAMFRRKAFLHWYTGEGMDEMEFTEAESNMNDLVSEYQQYQDATAEEEGEFEEEAEEELA is encoded by the exons ATGAGGGAAATTGTTCACCTGCAAGCTGGTCAGTGTGGGAATCAAATTGGTGCAAAG TTTTGGGAGGTGATCAGTGATGAACACGGAATCGACCCGACCGGCACCTACCACGGTGACAGCGACCTGCAGCTTGAGCGGATTAACGTGTATTACAACGAAGCCACTG GTGGAAAGTATGTTCCCCGGGCTGTGCTCGTGGACTTGGAGCCTGGGACCATGGACTCTGTAAGATCTGGTCCTTTTGGCCAAGTGTTCAGACCAGACAACTTCGTCTTTG GTCAGAGTGGGGCTGGAAACAATTGGGCCAAAGGCCATTATACTGAAGGTGCTGAGCTGGTGGACTCGGTGCTGGATGTTGTGCGTAAGGAGGCCGAGAGCTGTGACTGCCTACAGGGCTTTCAGCTCACTCACTCCCTGGGCGGGGGCACCGGCTCGGGCATGGGCACGCTGCTCATCAGCAAGATCCGCGAGGAGTATCCCGACCGCATCATGAACACGTTCAGCGTTGTGCCGTCTCCTAAAGTCTCTGACACTGTGGTGGAGCCCTACAACGCCACTCTGTCTGTGCACCAACTGGTGGAGAACACTGATGAGACATACTGCATTGACAATGAAGCACTTTATGATATCTGTTTCCGCACCTTAAAGCTCACAACTCCCACTTATGGTGACCTGAACCATCTCGTCTCCGCCACCATGAGTGGTGTGACCACCTGCCTCCGTTTTCCTGGGCAGCTCAACGCTGACCTGCGAAAACTGGCTGTCAATATGGTGCCCTTCCCTCGTCTGCACTTCTTTATGCCTGGGTTTGCCCCACTCACCAGCAGGGGGAGCCAGCAGTACCGTGCACTCACCGTGCCTGAATTAACACAGCAGATGTTTGATGCCAAGAATATGATGGCGGCGTGTGACCCGCGCCATGGCCGCTACCTGACTGTGGCTGCCGTCTTCCGGGGCCGCATGTCTATGAAAGAGGTGGATGAGCAGATGCTCAATGTGCAGAACAAAAACAGCAGCTATTTTGTAGAGTGGATCCCCAACAATGTCAAAACAGCTGTATGTGACATCCCACCAAGAGGGCTTAAGATGGCTGCCACCTTCATTGGCAACAGCACAGCCATCCAGGAGCTGTTCAAGCGCATCTCTGAGCAGTTCACAGCCATGTTCAGGAGAAAGGCCTTCCTGCATTGGTACACAGGAGAAGGAATGGATGAGATGGAGTTCACTGAGGCAGAGAGCAACATGAATGACCTTGTGTCTGAGTACCAGCAGTACCAGGATGCCACAGCTGAAGAGGAGGGCGAGTTCGAGGAAGAGGCAGAAGAGGAGTTGGCATAA